The genomic region GCTCAAGTGTACGATGCCGTTCCGATACGCCATCAGGTTTCCTTGCGGATCGGAATGGCCGTGGACTTCAAAGATCACCCCGGCGTCCTGATAGCCCTTCCATCCCAGCACGATGCCGCTGTCTCGCGTCACCACGGATACGCAGAGGTGGTAAATGCCGGACGCGAGCGGAAACGGATCGATCCGGCAAAGAAATTCATTGCGCCCCGGAGTCATGCGGTAACCGCTGTCTGCAAAACCTCCGATGTGCGTCGCCACCGGGAAGATCCCGCGGCTCCCAATCTCCACGCTGCACAGAACGGCCTCCGTGGTCTCGGAAGAATCGCAAACGATGCGGATCTCGACGGGATCGCCCGGGTAGATCCGGTCCCCGTCCGCGCCGATCACCTCAATGCTCTCGATTCGGACGAGCTCGTCGCAGGAACGATCGTCCGTCGTGGGCGCAGACGCCTTGTCTTCGAGGGATTTCCGGTCGCGCTCATGCGCCAGCGCCGTGTAGGCGTGGAGCGCCTCCGGAGTCGTCCCCGAGATGATCGCTTCGCCGCGATCCATCACCACGCATCGGTCGCACATCGATTGAATCGTGTAAATATCGTGAGACGCCATGAGAATAGAGCCTCCGGCATCGATATGGTTCTTGAGAAAGCGGGCGAATTTGTTGCGAAAGCGCAGGTCGCCGCCGCTCAGCGCCTCGTCCACGATGAATAGGTCCGGCTTGAGCTGCGAGTAGATCGCGAACGCCAGGCGCGCCCGCATGCCCAGGCTATAGGACCCCACGGGGGCGTCCGCGAATTCCCCTAGTTCTGAATAGCCGACGACCGCTTCGATCGCCGCGTCGATATCCAGCGCGGACATGCCGTGGAGCGATAACTGGCTGCCGATGTTTTCGCGTCCCGTCTGCACGGGACTGAGACCGCTCTGATGGTCCATCGTCACCACGAGATCGGTATACAGCGAGATCGAGCCGAGGGTGGGGCGCAGGACGCCGCTCACGAGGTTGATCAGGGTGCTCTTGCCCGCGCCGTTGTGGCCGATCAGTCCGACGACCTCGCCGCGCGCAACCTGCATATTCACATCGCGCACGGCCCAGAACTCGCCGGGGCGCAGCGCATCGCCTGGCGCGCGGCCGCAAATGTCGCTCCAGATGTCGCGCATCGCGTACGCCGCGGCGCGCCTGGGATCCCGGCAGTAGCGTTTCGAAAGATGATCGATTTCGAGAAGGATGTCATTCATGGAGTTACTTCAGAAATCGCTCCACAATAAAGGGACGGCTGACCCGGCAGAACAGGGCGCCAAAGAGAAAAAGAGCAACCGATATAACGACGCTCGCGGCGAGCGCGCCGCCATGTCCGGCGGGGTCTCCGTAAGTAAACGCCCGCGCCGCCTCGAAGACCGAGGTCAGGGGATTGAGACGGTAGATCTGGTGCAGTCCGGAGCTGGACGGGACCTGGACAAAGACCGGGGTCAGCCCGAAGAGGATCCAGGGAAAGAAGGTCATGATATGATCGAGGTCGGGCTTCAAGGCGCTGGCGGGAGCGAACAGGAGTCCCAGTCCCGAACCCAGCACGCCGACGGCGGCGACGCCCAGCAATCCCAGCGGGAGCGCCGCCGTCGGCGGGGTGTGAAAAATGACCGCGAAGATGGCGAGGACCGCCAGCTTGATCCCCAGGCCGACCGCGTTATCGGCCGCGCCCGCCAGGATCAGCCCTTCCGTCGCCGTCTTTTGACGCCCCAGCAAGTGGCGGTTGCCGCTGAAGAGGTTTCGCTGCGTGTTGAATGTCTCCAGAAATGTCTGCGCCAGCATTAAGCCGAACACCGCGTAAAACTGGGGCGGCGTGGATGATCCGGTGTGCGCCAGCGGCAGGCCGCGTTTGCCGAATGTCAGCAGCGCCGCCGCCACGGGCGGCGCGACCGCCCAGAGCAGCCCCAGGGAAGAGTATCGATACCGTTGGGCGATCGTCTGCTGAAACCAGCGGCGGGCGGTCTCCCGCGAGGCAAGCAGGTCTGCGGCGGCGTCCCGCAGAAATTGGCGCGGACGCCGTAACGGGCTTTCGGCGGAATAGACTTTCGCGGGAAGGGACAATTTCCGTTTCCTTTGCGCGCGTTATGGCCGCTTCGCTGTTTCCAGGACGGCCTGTCGCCGGCGGCGCACCTGCGAGGATGTGCTGTGTTTGCGGCTTCGAACCTCGCGTACGCACTTCAGCACGATCCCGGGGAAGAGCAAGAAGGCAAACAGCATGCAGCCGATCGCTCTGATGAGGAGACCGGGGACGACGGCGATATTGCGCTCCGCCAGCTCCCACCTTGCCAAAACAAGCTGGTAAAACGCGAGGCGGGCGTAGTACCAGGATCGTTCGGAGGCGCTCATCATCGGGGCGAAGCGCTTCAGCAGAATATGAAAGTCATGCACGCAGAGATAGCGTTTGACGTCTTTGCTGCTTCGCTGGTCGCAGATGTTGTCGCCAAAGACGCGCTTTCGCCAGCGGGGATGGGAGGAAACGGCGACGCGGCGCGGTTTGGATAACACCAGGCCCAGCAACAGATCCCAGTCGTCGGCGATCTTCAGGTCTTCAGCCCAGCCGTTCTCCAGCAGCTCACGCGGCAGGAGGAAGGACGACGAGGGCGAAATGCAGGCGTCCACATAGATGGCGCGCGCCTGTTCCGGCTCCATGATCAGCCAGCCCTTTAGCTCCGTTTCCCGGTAATGGCGCCAGCCGTAGATCTCCTCGAAATTGCTGACGAAGGACTCGCCATCCGCCGTCTGCCCCTTCCAATTCGAGAAGACGAAATCGGCCTTGAGCGTGCGCAGCGCGCGCAGGCTGCTTTCCAAAAAGTCCGGATCCCAGAGATCGTCCGAGTCCAGCGAGCAGATAAAAGCGCCGTCGGCGTGGCGCAGGCCAAGGTTTCGCGCGGCGCCCTGTCCCCGGTGCTCCTGGCGCACGTAGAGGACATCCGTCGCCCGGGACATGATTTCGGCGGTGTTGTCGTCTGAGCCGTCGTCGGCGACGATGATCTGGACGTGCGGCCACGTCTGCTGGCGAACGCTCGCCACGGCCTGGAGAAGCAGCGCGGAGCGATTATAGGTGGGGATAATGACCGATACGAGATCGGCGTTAGAGTCGGCCATGGGAAGTCGCCTCCGTTCGCGTTTGATTGAGCGCCAGCGCCAGCTTTTCCGCAAACTCGTCGCCCGGGCTCTCGGGGACCAAAAGCCGGATGCGTTTTGCGGCTTCCCGTCCGATCGCTTCCCATTCGTCGCGCCGGCTCCAGGCGCGTTCCAGCACATCGTCCAGCGAAGCCGCGTCCGTTCCCCGGGCGAGGAATCCTGTCTCGCCGTCGTCAACGACTTCTCCGCTGCCGCCGGCGTTGGTGACGATGGGCGGCCGGCCGCACATCATCGCCTCCACCACCACCAGCGGAAGGCCCTCGGCGCGCGAGGGCAGCACCAGAGCGTGGTGCTCGCTCCAGACGGACAGGATATCGTCCGTAAAGCCATGAAAGACGACATTGCGCAGGTCCAGCATCTCCGCCGCGCGCTCCAGCGCCTCACGGTGAATGCCCTGCCCGTAGAAGTTCACCTCCAGATCGCGCCGCCGCCACTTTTCCTGCGCCAGCACGTCCAGCAGGCTGTCCTGACCCTTTTCCAGGACGAACAGTCGAGCAATGCAGGCAAGTCGAAAATGTCCGGAAGCTGTTTCGGGATATGGCGGCGGCGCGCCGCCGGCGGTCAAAAAGGGATTTCGTACGACCTCCGCGTTCGGAAGCTTGCAGGCGATTTGCCGCTCCGTCAACGCTTGATTGTGGCGCGAGACGAAATACACGCGGCGGGCGTCCCGGTAGGAGAGCCGCATCTCCTCACGAACGAAATCTCCCGGCCAATTTAAGTCCGAGGCTTTCTGGCAAATCAGCACGTACGGAACGCCGAGCTTGCGGCAGGCGGCGGAGAAGTGAAGGCCGTCGAAATTCTCGCCTTGAGAGATCACGGCCAGATCGGGCGCCAGAGCCTTGAGCCGCCGCCCGAAGATGAACTGGTAAAGCCCCAGCAGGCGCTGCTTCCAGGACTGGGTAGGCGCTGGATGGCTTTGAGATCCATCAGATCCATGGGTTTTGTCCTGGCGCGGCGCGGCGGCTCGGAGCATCATTCCCAGGATGCGCCGGACGAGCGCAAAGGTGAGTTGAAGGTAGGAGGCGCCCAGGTAATCCTCGACCGAGACGCCCGAGGACAAAAGCTCCCGAATACGGGGGTGATCGCGGACCACCAGCGTCTTGCAGACGGACACGCGATGGCCGTCGCTGGATAGGCGCAGCGCGGCTTGGGACCAGAGCTCCTCACTGCCGCCCCATGGCTCCGGGCAGGAGCTGAGGAAGAGAAAGCGCGAACTTGGACATGACGCGCGGGCAGTCGGCGTGACTGCCTCTGGAATAGAAGGGTGAGCTGAAATCATGGTAATCCAAACACCGGCAAAGTCAACAAACAATCGGCGAGATCGCACTCACGGCTTCTGTAGACAATATACCGTGAATCCTACGGTTTGTACCGGCAATTTTTCCAGGAATTGCGCTCGGGCCCTCAAATGGAAAAACCCCATCCATTCGAGAGAATGGATGGGGTGTATTGGAAGCGGCGATTACATATAGCGGCCGACGGCTTCGACCACGGCGCGAAGCTCGGGCATCAGCTTCTCGAAGGCGGGGATGGTGATGCTCTGGGCGCCGTCCTTCAGCGCCTTCTCCGGGTTCGGGTGGACTTCCACCAGGACGCCGTCCGCGCCCACGGCGGCGGCGGCTTTGCACATCGCCGGAACCATGGAGGAGCGCCCGGTGCCCTGCGAGGGGTCGATGATGACCGGAAGGTGGGAGAGCTCGCGGACGGCGAGGACCGCCGAGAGGTCCAGCGTGTTGCGGGTGTAGGTCTCGGAGGTGCGCACGCCGCGCTCGCAGAGCATAACGGCGTCGTTTCCGCCCTTGATGATGTACTCGGCGGCCTGGAGCCACTCTTCGATCTTCGCGGACATGCCGCGCTTGAGCATGACCGGCTTCTTGACCTTGCCGACTTCGATCAGAAGATCGTAGTTCTGCATGTTGCGGGTGCCGATCTGGAGGATGTCCGCGTACTTGCAGACCAGATCGATATTGCCCACATGCATGACTTCGGTAATGATCGGCAGGCCGGTTTCTTCACGGGCCTGGGCCAGCAGCTTGAGGCCGTCCTCGCCCATGCCCTGGAAGGAGTAGGGGCTGGTGCTCGGCTTGAAGGCGCCGCCGCGAAGGACGGTCGCGCCGCCGGCCTTGACGGCGCGGGCCGCCGTCATCAGCTGCTCTTCGGACTCAACGGTGCACGGGCCGGCCATCATGACGAAGCTGTTGTCGCCAATGACGACGTCGCCGACTTTGACCTGACTCTTCTCGGGGCGGAATTCCTTGCTGGCGAAACGATACGGCTTCAAGATCAACACTGCTCTTTCGACGGAAGGAAGGGACTCGACTTGCTCCGCGACGCGGGCTTCGTCCTGAGTGGGCGCGCCGACTGCGGCGATCACCGTACGCTCGACGCCATAGATTGGGTGGATCTCGTAACCCCACTCCTGAAGCGCGCCTTCGACTTCACCAATCTGCTCTTTTGTGGCGTCGGCCTGCATTATCACGATCATTGTGCGAAAATCTCCATGTTGATATTAGGACGATGCCCCGTCGCCTTCGCCCTTGTCCTTAAGAATTTAAAATAGCCTTCAAATCCACCCACGGCCTTCGGGCGACCCCTTGCAAACCCACCCCGGCCCTTCGGGCCACCCCTCCCGCCGACGGGAAGGGTGATTTCAGAGCGTGTTATCGCAGGCGGCCTTCGTCAGAGGCAATCTTATCAACCCTTCCCGTCGGCGGGAGGGGTGGCCCGCAGGGCCGGGGTGGGTTTGCCCGGGAGCATGCGAAACGCCGGGTTAGATTTGCCCGGGAGCACGCGAAGCGCCGGGGTGGGTTTGCCCAGGGTTTGCGTGAGAAACTAGCTCTCCAGCACCGCCGTCAGCGCCGCGATGAACCGTTCGTTCTGCGCCATGGTTCCCACGGTCACGCGAATGTGGGTGGGGAGGCCCAGGCCCGCGCCGGCGCGGACGATTACGCCGAGGCGCTGCAGCGCTTCGAAAACTTCCTTGCTGTCGCGCTTGACGTCAACGCACACGAAATTCGCTTCGCTGGGGATAAACTCCAGTCCAAGGCGCTGAAACTCGCGATAGTAATAGTCGCGGCCTTCATAGTTCAGCGCGACGGCGCGGCGGATATGCTCCTGGTCCACGACGCCGGCGGCGGCGGCGGCCTGGCCGATCAGGTTGACATTGAACGGGGAGCGCACGCGGTTGAGCAGCTCGGCGATCCGAGGCGGCGCGATCCCGTAACCGACGCGCAGGCCCGCGAGGCCGTACGCCTTGGAAAAGGTGCGCAGGATGATGACATTGCGATCGTCACGGACATAAGGACGCATGTCGGGCTTGTCGGCGTGGCTGACGTATTCGTCATACGCTTCGTCGAAGACGACGAGGACATGCGGCGGGACGCGCTCCATAAATCTGTCGACTTCGGCCTGCGTCACCAGGGTGCCCGTGGGATTGTTCGGATTGGCGATAAAAAGCAAGCGCGTTCCGGGCGTGATGGCGTCGGCCATCGCTTCCAGATTGTGCGTATAGTGGGTCAGCGGGACGCGATGGATCTTGGCGTTCGCCTGCGCGGCGTAGATCTCGTACATCGCAAAGGACGGATCCGCCTGCACGGTTTCTTCACCGGGCTGCAAAAACGTCATCGTCAGAAGGTGCAGAATCTCGTCGCTGCCGTTGCCAAACACGAGTGTGTTCGGCGGCATGCTGACCAGTTCCGAGACGGCGGCGCGCAGGGCCGGCGCGTTGCCGTCGGGATAGATCGAGACGCCATGCGCGCACGCAGCGATCGCTTCGGCGGCGAGGGGAGAAGGGCCGAGCGGGTTTTCGTTCGACGCCAGCTTGACGACATCGGTGAGTCCCAGCTCGCGTTTTACTTCGTCGATCGGCTTGCCCGGCTGATACGGACGAAGGGCCAGTATGTGTTCGGAGATCGGTAAGCTCATAAGTAGGGTTTCCTTGATCCCCATTATTTTAGCACAATCAGGCGTACGACCGCAAGAACGGAGCCTCGGAAGCGCGATGGCGTAAAAAATGCAGAAAGCATATCTAGCATTCGGAACATTATTGGGAATTTCATCGTATAATGGGAAAAGGACCAGAATTGGTCCATGCGGATCCATTTAGAAAACTTCTTTGGACATTTATATAAAATTCATTGACGTTTTCATAAATAAGTGGTATATTGAAATCGAAGCTCTTTAATCAGAGCTCCTATGAGAGATCAGTCAATTTTGTTACCCGAAGCAGCGCAGCATCTCATTGGCGCATCTCATGATTTGTGACAGCAGTGCGCGCCGTATTCCTTAACAACCGGCGGCGCTGCTAGTGAATATAGAAGAATTGGACTATACAGGAGAATCGTCAAATGCATCGTAAGTGGAGCAAAGAATCCATCGCCATGGAAATTGTCAGCATGTACGAGTCCGGCGAGAACCTCAACTACTCCAGCGTCGCTGCCAACAATCTGTCGCTGCTGCGCGCCGCCACTCGCTACTTTGGGACCTGGGAAGCGGCCGTCAACTTCTCCGGCCTCGATTATGAGCAGATCCGCCGCTATAAGTCCTGGACCCGCGAGCGCATCATCGCCCGCATTCAGGAACTGCATTCGCAGG from Capsulimonas corticalis harbors:
- a CDS encoding ABC transporter ATP-binding protein — its product is MNDILLEIDHLSKRYCRDPRRAAAYAMRDIWSDICGRAPGDALRPGEFWAVRDVNMQVARGEVVGLIGHNGAGKSTLINLVSGVLRPTLGSISLYTDLVVTMDHQSGLSPVQTGRENIGSQLSLHGMSALDIDAAIEAVVGYSELGEFADAPVGSYSLGMRARLAFAIYSQLKPDLFIVDEALSGGDLRFRNKFARFLKNHIDAGGSILMASHDIYTIQSMCDRCVVMDRGEAIISGTTPEALHAYTALAHERDRKSLEDKASAPTTDDRSCDELVRIESIEVIGADGDRIYPGDPVEIRIVCDSSETTEAVLCSVEIGSRGIFPVATHIGGFADSGYRMTPGRNEFLCRIDPFPLASGIYHLCVSVVTRDSGIVLGWKGYQDAGVIFEVHGHSDPQGNLMAYRNGIVHLSANWAQMVNHIGDTSLEERETEAQELSRNETVG
- a CDS encoding ABC transporter permease, giving the protein MSLPAKVYSAESPLRRPRQFLRDAAADLLASRETARRWFQQTIAQRYRYSSLGLLWAVAPPVAAALLTFGKRGLPLAHTGSSTPPQFYAVFGLMLAQTFLETFNTQRNLFSGNRHLLGRQKTATEGLILAGAADNAVGLGIKLAVLAIFAVIFHTPPTAALPLGLLGVAAVGVLGSGLGLLFAPASALKPDLDHIMTFFPWILFGLTPVFVQVPSSSGLHQIYRLNPLTSVFEAARAFTYGDPAGHGGALAASVVISVALFLFGALFCRVSRPFIVERFLK
- a CDS encoding glycosyltransferase family 2 protein, whose translation is MADSNADLVSVIIPTYNRSALLLQAVASVRQQTWPHVQIIVADDGSDDNTAEIMSRATDVLYVRQEHRGQGAARNLGLRHADGAFICSLDSDDLWDPDFLESSLRALRTLKADFVFSNWKGQTADGESFVSNFEEIYGWRHYRETELKGWLIMEPEQARAIYVDACISPSSSFLLPRELLENGWAEDLKIADDWDLLLGLVLSKPRRVAVSSHPRWRKRVFGDNICDQRSSKDVKRYLCVHDFHILLKRFAPMMSASERSWYYARLAFYQLVLARWELAERNIAVVPGLLIRAIGCMLFAFLLFPGIVLKCVREVRSRKHSTSSQVRRRRQAVLETAKRP
- a CDS encoding glycosyltransferase family 4 protein, whose protein sequence is MISAHPSIPEAVTPTARASCPSSRFLFLSSCPEPWGGSEELWSQAALRLSSDGHRVSVCKTLVVRDHPRIRELLSSGVSVEDYLGASYLQLTFALVRRILGMMLRAAAPRQDKTHGSDGSQSHPAPTQSWKQRLLGLYQFIFGRRLKALAPDLAVISQGENFDGLHFSAACRKLGVPYVLICQKASDLNWPGDFVREEMRLSYRDARRVYFVSRHNQALTERQIACKLPNAEVVRNPFLTAGGAPPPYPETASGHFRLACIARLFVLEKGQDSLLDVLAQEKWRRRDLEVNFYGQGIHREALERAAEMLDLRNVVFHGFTDDILSVWSEHHALVLPSRAEGLPLVVVEAMMCGRPPIVTNAGGSGEVVDDGETGFLARGTDAASLDDVLERAWSRRDEWEAIGREAAKRIRLLVPESPGDEFAEKLALALNQTRTEATSHGRL
- the aroF gene encoding 3-deoxy-7-phosphoheptulonate synthase, which gives rise to MIVIMQADATKEQIGEVEGALQEWGYEIHPIYGVERTVIAAVGAPTQDEARVAEQVESLPSVERAVLILKPYRFASKEFRPEKSQVKVGDVVIGDNSFVMMAGPCTVESEEQLMTAARAVKAGGATVLRGGAFKPSTSPYSFQGMGEDGLKLLAQAREETGLPIITEVMHVGNIDLVCKYADILQIGTRNMQNYDLLIEVGKVKKPVMLKRGMSAKIEEWLQAAEYIIKGGNDAVMLCERGVRTSETYTRNTLDLSAVLAVRELSHLPVIIDPSQGTGRSSMVPAMCKAAAAVGADGVLVEVHPNPEKALKDGAQSITIPAFEKLMPELRAVVEAVGRYM
- the hisC gene encoding histidinol-phosphate transaminase, producing MSLPISEHILALRPYQPGKPIDEVKRELGLTDVVKLASNENPLGPSPLAAEAIAACAHGVSIYPDGNAPALRAAVSELVSMPPNTLVFGNGSDEILHLLTMTFLQPGEETVQADPSFAMYEIYAAQANAKIHRVPLTHYTHNLEAMADAITPGTRLLFIANPNNPTGTLVTQAEVDRFMERVPPHVLVVFDEAYDEYVSHADKPDMRPYVRDDRNVIILRTFSKAYGLAGLRVGYGIAPPRIAELLNRVRSPFNVNLIGQAAAAAGVVDQEHIRRAVALNYEGRDYYYREFQRLGLEFIPSEANFVCVDVKRDSKEVFEALQRLGVIVRAGAGLGLPTHIRVTVGTMAQNERFIAALTAVLES